The nucleotide sequence tgtaaggttggtccgggccgcttcatcccacaataccgttgaagcaagataagactagtagcggcaagaaagttgacaacatcaacgcccacaacaaattgtgttctactcgtgcaagagaactacacatagacctagctcatgatgccactgttggtgagcgttgcagaaaacaaaaattttcctacggtttcaccaagatccatctaggagttcatctagcaacgagtgatcggattgcatctacatacctttgtagatcacgcgcggaagcgttcaaagaacggggatgaggaaggcgtactcgacgtgatccaaatcaccgaagatcctagcgccgaacggacggcacctccgcgttccacacacatacggtcagcgtaacgtctcctccttcttgatccagcaagggggaaggagaggttgaggaagatggctccagcagcatcacgacggcgtggtgatgatggagctgcagtactccggcagggcttcgccaagcactatggaggaggaggatgtgttggagagggagagggaggcaccaaaggcgtggtgtgagaccctcctttccccactatatatagggagtccaagggggggggggctggccctaggagatccaatctcctaggggggtgcggccaagggaggaatccctcctccccaaggcacctaggaggtgccttccccctttgggactcttccctttcttgaaccctaggcgcatgggcctcttggggctggtgcccttggcccatataggccaaggcgcaccccctacagcccatgtgcccccccggggcaggtggccccacccggtggaccctcgagacccttccggtggtcccggtacaataccggtgaccccgaaacttgtcccgatgcccgaaatagcacttcctatatataattctttacctctggaccattccggaactcctcgtgacgtccgggatctcatccgggactccgaacaacattcgggttactgcatatacatatccctacaaccctagcgtcaccgaaccttaagtgtgtagaccctacgggttcgggagacatgtagacatgaccgagacgactctctggtcaataaccaacagcgggatctggatacccatgttggctcccacatgctcctcgatgatctcatcggatgaaccacgatgtcgaggattcaagcaaccccgtatacaattccctttgtcaatcggtatgttacttgcccgagattcgatcgtcggtatcccaatacctcgttcaatctcgttaccggcaagtcactttactcgtaccgtaatgcatgatcccgtgaccagacacttggtcactttgagctcattatgatgatgcattaccgagtgggcccagtgatacctctccgtcatacggagtgacaaatcccagtcttgatccgtgtcaacccaacagacactttcggagatacccgtagtatacctttatagtcacccagttacgttgtgacgtttggtacacccaaagcactcctacggtatccgggagttacacgatctcatggtctaaggaaaggatacttgacattggaaaactctagcaaacgaactatacgatcttgtgctatgtttaggattgggtcttgtccatcacatcattctcctaatgatgtgatcttgttatcaatgacatccaatgtccatagtcaggaaaccatgactatctgttgatcaacgagctagtcacctagaggcttactagggacatgttggtgtctattattcacacatgtattacgatttctggataacacaattatagcatgaataaagacaattatcatgaacaaggaaatataataataatgcttttattattgcccctagggcatatttccaacaatcttgcctaatgcgttactctgttcttatgaacttaatactctagatgcatgctggatagcggtcgatgtgtgaagtaatagtagtagatgcataatcgtttcggtctacttgtcgcagacgtgattcctatatacacgatcatgcctagatattctcataactatgcgcttttctatcaattgctcgacagtaatttgtttacccaccgtagaatttgttatcttgagagaagccactagtgaaacctatgccccccgggtctatcttctatcatattgttttcatatcaacttgctatttctatcgttgtttattttgcaatctttattttccaatctataccataaaataccaaaaaaaattatcttattatctctatcagatctcactttcgtaagtgaccgtgaagggattgacaacccctttatcgcgttggttgcgaggttcttgtttgtttatgcaggtactaggcgacttacgtgttatctcctactggattgataccttggttttcaaaaactgggggaaatacgtacgctgctttgctgcatcaccctttcctcttcaaaaaAAACCAACGCAtggtcaagaggtagcaccaaTCCAGCCGCTTTCAGCAAAAAAAACTGAGCAGAGTAGCGTGCTCCCTGAGAAGGAGATGGAGGTGTGGAGGAGGAAcagggagaggggagggggaggcttGCCGCGGTGGCTCTCATCGGGGGCACGCGCATGGCGGAGGGTGTCGCGGGCGCGGCCGAAGACATGTGTGCTGGTGCGGGCGGGGGCTGGCGCCTGTGATGCGGGTGCCCTGACGTCCTCGTTgcggggaagaagaagatggggaAAATAACGATTGGAAGCAGTGCTCTCGTCGCCTTGTTTTTTTCTAAGAGGTGCTCCCATCGCAAGTCGCACGATCAATACCGATCGCAGGGCCCGCGCGCGTCCGGCGGAACGTTTCCGCCGGTGCGCCGTCTGGAAACGTTTTCCCTTTTTTTAGGGGAGGAGCGGAATCTAACTAAACTTTTTTTTGAGGATGGGAATCTAACCAAACATATGTTTTTCTTTTGAGGCAAACCAAACATACGTTAGTCCATGGTTCAGCCCACCATGACGTGCCTATCGAAGATCCAACTGAAGCGGGCCGGCCTGAGCTCGCTACGGGCCACCCTCTGGTGTGCCAGCTCCTCTTGGGCGGCAGCCCGCACACGTATTCCTGCGCGCGGCGGCCTTCTCCAGAGAGTCCGGCGAGCTCTGCCACCCGCCACCTGCGCATGAAGTGCTCCACCAGATCGCCGTAGTCCCTCGCCGTGCACACGCCGGCACTCTGCGCCACGGCGGAGAACCGCTCGAACAGGCTGTTCTCGCCACTGGCCGCGTCGTGGCCGTCGGACATGAGCAGCCCCGGCATGGTGACCTTGCCGTGCATGACGTGCGCCAGCGCGCGCACCATGCCGTCGGGGTCCACCTCGAAGAGCTTGGCGCACACCCTGGTGTAGCCCGCTTCGTGCCTCTTCTCGTCGGCGGCAATCACGCCGCAGATCTTGGCGAGCGCCTGGTCGCCGTGCTGCCCGGCGAGCCTCGCCGTGTGCACGTGGGAGACGAAGGTCGCGCGCTCCTGGAACGCGCCGTAGATCACGCTGTGGTACGGGCTCTTGGGCACCAGCATCTCCTTCATAGCAAAACAACATATATAATGTTTTAATTAACCAGTGCACAAGTTTGTAGTGCACTGAGTACGTACGGTGCAACTGTGTTTATGCGCGTACGTACCATGCCGttgcggaggaggtggtggacgGTGGTCTCGACCTGGCGCATGTCGACGCGGCCGGAGAAGTAGAGGTAGCGGTTGAGGAGGTCGCCGTGGCGGTTCTCCTCGGCCGTCCAGCCGTGGATCCACTGCGCCCAGGGGAGGCTGCTGGCGCCGGTGTCGTCCGCGATGCCCTCCGTGCGGTTCCCCATGCTCTGGTACGACGGCAGCGCCTCCTCCGTCACCATGTTGCCCACCAGGCAGACCAGGACCTCGTCGGGCACGCCGGCGGCTCCCGCGCGCAGCGTGGCAACGTCGTCCATGAAGGCGGACAGAGCCTCCTCCTCCGACGCGCCGGGCGTCGCGGCGGAGCACGGCAGGAAgttgttggcgccgcctcctctTGCAGTGccgcttcttcttctacctcttgcTGCCTCTCACCTCTCAACTCTCTTTGTCTCACACAAGAACACACACACATGATGAAACTTagaaaacacacacgcacacagccAAGGAAGAAACCCAACGAGGCTTTGCCCAGAACACTCTTCCTTCGTGCACACAAAGACTACATTTCTCCTACAGCCCTCACGGCCTACTTTTCATTCATCTgatcaacacatatatatacaccgGGCTGGCTCACGCACGCCCTAACCCAGCCTCCACTCGGGCACTAAACCCACTAACCCATGAACATGCACAAAGCTAGCTAACCAACTACTTGCATGCAGCCAGTTTGTTTCCTTGATTCACTCCAACGTCCCAAGACTAGGACTTGCATGCAGCTCACATCCGGATCAACCCAGCCGGCTAAACATGCTCATAGAGCCCCAC is from Triticum aestivum cultivar Chinese Spring chromosome 3A, IWGSC CS RefSeq v2.1, whole genome shotgun sequence and encodes:
- the LOC123063019 gene encoding acyl-[acyl-carrier-protein] desaturase 4, chloroplastic-like yields the protein MDDVATLRAGAAGVPDEVLVCLVGNMVTEEALPSYQSMGNRTEGIADDTGASSLPWAQWIHGWTAEENRHGDLLNRYLYFSGRVDMRQVETTVHHLLRNGMEMLVPKSPYHSVIYGAFQERATFVSHVHTARLAGQHGDQALAKICGVIAADEKRHEAGYTRVCAKLFEVDPDGMVRALAHVMHGKVTMPGLLMSDGHDAASGENSLFERFSAVAQSAGVCTARDYGDLVEHFMRRWRVAELAGLSGEGRRAQEYVCGLPPKRSWHTRGWPVASSGRPASVGSSIGTSWWAEPWTNVCLVCLKRKTYVWLDSHPQKKV